Proteins from a genomic interval of Desulfofustis limnaeus:
- the nqrE gene encoding NADH:ubiquinone reductase (Na(+)-transporting) subunit E encodes MHYVDIIFRAIFIENLPLSFFLGMCTFLAISKQVKPALGLGLAVLVLTAITVPINNLVLTYLLKPGALAWLGQPEVDLTFLGLLIYIGMIAAVVQVLEMVLDRFVPALYNTLGIFLPLLTVNCAILGASLFMVERDYTFLESAAYGFGGGAGFLLAVVALAGIREKCEYAHPPAGLRGLGMTFISAGLMALAFMGLAGMGG; translated from the coding sequence ATGCATTACGTCGATATCATCTTCCGCGCCATCTTTATCGAGAACCTGCCGCTCAGCTTTTTTCTCGGCATGTGCACGTTCCTGGCCATCTCCAAGCAGGTCAAGCCTGCCCTCGGTCTGGGGCTGGCGGTTCTGGTACTGACCGCCATCACCGTCCCGATCAACAACCTGGTACTCACCTATCTGCTCAAACCGGGGGCGTTGGCCTGGCTCGGACAACCGGAGGTGGATCTGACTTTTCTCGGCCTGCTCATCTATATTGGTATGATCGCTGCCGTGGTCCAGGTCCTGGAGATGGTGCTCGATCGCTTTGTCCCGGCGCTGTACAACACCTTGGGGATCTTTCTGCCGTTGTTGACGGTAAACTGTGCCATCCTCGGGGCCTCGCTGTTCATGGTGGAACGTGATTATACTTTTCTTGAAAGTGCCGCTTACGGTTTTGGGGGTGGCGCCGGGTTCCTGCTGGCGGTCGTGGCCCTGGCCGGGATCAGGGAAAAGTGTGAATACGCCCACCCACCTGCCGGTCTCCGCGGTCTGGGCATGACCTTTATCAGTGCCGGGTTGATGGCTCTGGCCTTCATGGGCCTGGCGGGCATGGGCGGATGA
- the prfB gene encoding peptide chain release factor 2 (programmed frameshift), whose amino-acid sequence MAQETGAAISFQRLDEMKERMLALKEHLDLAAKKEEVEQLERQTLAPDFWNDKERAQRIQKQLGQMQDIITSWEASWKEIEEAHLLLEMAVEERDADAEREVAQSLAAIERDIDVTELECMFGGEHDANNAIVSIHAGAGGTEAQDWVDMLLRMYLRWAEDKGFKTAILDYLAGDEAGVKSVSILFKGKYAYGYLRSELGIHRLVRISPFDASGRRHTSFASVMVMPELDDTVNVEIDEKELRIDTYRSSGAGGQHVNKTDSAIRITHLPTGIVVQCQNERSQHRNKDMAMKMLMAQLYERERERQAQEQESLHGEKKEIAWGSQIRSYVLQPYRLIKDHRTDYEVGNVDAVLDGRLDSFIKAYLLWAK is encoded by the exons ATGGCACAGGAAACAGGAGCGGCAATATCGTTTCAAAGACTTGATGAGATGAAAGAGCGGATGCTGGCCTTGAAGGAGCATCTT GACTTAGCCGCTAAAAAAGAAGAAGTGGAACAGCTGGAGCGGCAGACGCTGGCCCCGGATTTCTGGAACGATAAGGAGCGGGCCCAGCGGATCCAGAAACAGCTCGGACAGATGCAGGATATTATCACGAGTTGGGAGGCTTCCTGGAAGGAGATAGAGGAAGCACATCTCCTGCTGGAGATGGCAGTCGAAGAGCGGGACGCGGATGCCGAACGGGAGGTGGCTCAGAGCCTGGCGGCCATCGAACGGGACATCGACGTCACCGAGCTGGAATGCATGTTCGGCGGCGAGCACGATGCCAACAACGCGATCGTCTCCATCCATGCCGGAGCCGGCGGTACCGAGGCCCAGGACTGGGTGGACATGCTGTTACGCATGTATCTGCGCTGGGCTGAAGACAAGGGTTTCAAGACGGCGATCCTCGATTATCTCGCCGGAGATGAGGCCGGCGTCAAGAGCGTTTCCATCTTATTCAAAGGCAAATACGCGTACGGTTATCTGCGCTCGGAGCTGGGCATTCATCGCCTGGTCCGAATTTCTCCCTTTGATGCCAGCGGGCGGCGGCACACCTCGTTTGCCTCGGTGATGGTGATGCCGGAGCTGGACGATACAGTCAACGTCGAGATCGACGAGAAGGAGCTGCGCATCGATACCTATCGCTCCAGCGGTGCCGGCGGTCAGCACGTCAACAAGACCGATTCGGCGATCCGGATCACTCATCTGCCCACCGGTATTGTCGTCCAGTGCCAGAACGAGCGCTCCCAGCACCGTAACAAAGATATGGCCATGAAAATGCTTATGGCCCAGCTCTACGAACGGGAGCGAGAGCGGCAGGCGCAGGAACAGGAGAGCCTGCACGGCGAGAAGAAGGAGATTGCCTGGGGCAGCCAGATTCGCTCCTATGTCCTGCAGCCGTACCGGTTGATCAAGGATCACCGCACCGATTACGAGGTGGGAAATGTCGACGCGGTCCTGGACGGTCGTCTCGACTCGTTCATCAAGGCCTATCTGCTCTGGGCGAAATAG
- a CDS encoding Na(+)-translocating NADH-quinone reductase subunit C translates to MAEEHPLKPFYSVLVLAFACSTLVALAAVGLQPYQQANRSLDQKKNILVAAGLFQDELPISEQFKTIEPRLVELATGRFVDPPDIDPETYDQRSAALSDDTGRALARENDPAGIRRLEDYSLVYLVRQDGAISQVVLPVRGKGLWSTMYAYVAIEADLNTINGISFYEHGETPGLGGEVENSRWQKLWQGKQLFDSDGALAFTVRKPSPGSDPATQHHQVDGLSGATLTSDGVDRLMQFWFGEHGFKPFFEQVREQGGFNG, encoded by the coding sequence ATGGCTGAAGAACATCCCCTGAAACCATTTTACTCCGTCCTCGTCCTGGCCTTTGCCTGTTCGACGCTGGTGGCGCTGGCCGCGGTCGGCCTCCAGCCATACCAGCAGGCCAACCGCAGTCTCGATCAGAAGAAGAACATCCTGGTGGCAGCCGGGCTTTTCCAGGATGAACTGCCGATCAGCGAGCAATTCAAGACCATCGAACCTCGACTCGTGGAACTGGCCACCGGACGCTTCGTCGACCCACCGGATATCGACCCGGAGACTTACGATCAGAGAAGCGCCGCACTATCCGATGATACCGGGCGGGCCCTGGCACGGGAGAATGACCCGGCTGGGATCAGGCGGCTGGAGGATTATTCGCTGGTCTACCTGGTTCGCCAGGACGGCGCCATCAGCCAGGTGGTCTTGCCGGTACGCGGCAAGGGACTCTGGTCCACCATGTATGCCTATGTGGCGATCGAGGCCGACCTCAACACGATCAACGGCATTTCCTTTTACGAACACGGTGAGACACCAGGGCTGGGCGGCGAGGTGGAAAACTCGCGCTGGCAGAAACTCTGGCAGGGCAAGCAACTCTTCGACAGCGACGGCGCCCTCGCCTTTACCGTGCGCAAGCCGAGTCCCGGCAGCGACCCAGCGACCCAACACCACCAGGTCGACGGTCTGTCCGGCGCGACGCTGACCTCGGACGGTGTCGATCGCCTGATGCAGTTCTGGTTCGGAGAACACGGTTTCAAACCGTTTTTTGAACAGGTGAGAGAACAGGGAGGCTTCAATGGCTGA
- a CDS encoding NADH:ubiquinone reductase (Na(+)-transporting) subunit D, which produces MAETPRELLFRSIFRRNPIALLVLGICSALAVTGQMATAFVMSICVTLVVAFSSLTISIVRYQIPNTVRIGIQIMVIATLVIIIDQILKAFFFELSKQLSIFVGLIITNCIVMGRAEGFAMSNPPIPSFIDGIGNGLGYGFILMSVAFVRELFGSGSLFGFEILRLTTNGGWYVPNGMLVLPASGFFLIALIIWILRTVDPSQQEKN; this is translated from the coding sequence ATGGCTGAGACACCCCGGGAACTGCTGTTCCGCTCCATTTTCAGGCGTAATCCCATCGCCCTGCTGGTGCTCGGTATCTGCTCGGCACTGGCGGTCACCGGCCAGATGGCCACCGCGTTCGTCATGTCCATCTGCGTAACGCTGGTCGTCGCCTTCTCAAGCCTGACCATATCCATCGTCCGTTACCAGATCCCCAACACGGTTCGCATCGGCATCCAGATCATGGTGATCGCCACCCTGGTCATCATCATCGACCAGATTCTCAAGGCGTTCTTTTTCGAACTGTCCAAGCAGCTGTCGATCTTTGTCGGGCTGATCATCACCAACTGCATCGTCATGGGCCGGGCGGAAGGTTTCGCCATGTCCAATCCGCCTATACCAAGCTTCATCGACGGTATCGGCAACGGTCTCGGCTACGGTTTTATCCTGATGAGCGTCGCCTTTGTCCGTGAATTGTTCGGCTCCGGCTCCCTGTTCGGTTTCGAGATCCTGAGGCTGACCACCAACGGCGGCTGGTACGTGCCGAACGGCATGCTCGTCTTGCCGGCCAGCGGGTTCTTTCTGATCGCGCTGATCATCTGGATACTGCGAACCGTCGACCCGTCTCAGCAGGAGAAAAACTGA
- a CDS encoding FAD:protein FMN transferase: MTNPSSETASAGGTGLNRRQLLQWGAAAAVVGTVLYLTFGRSPGVRVLRYSQPMMGTTVNITVCGTSDDQCRHAVDACLKRMKPLAQLFSTYVADSPVSQLNRHGILTDAPAELIEVLELSRKISDLTDGAFDPTVLPLLGHYRHLQQSGTLPDPSVIAETLHLVDYRNILIEDRRTVRFSRPGMGVTLDGIAKGYIVDQGMNALRGTGITDAYVEAGGDLMVIGTRQDGNDWHIGIRNPRSDNLEHMDTISLSNRAIATSGDYLQYFTEDKMVHHIIDPHSGFSPLQIASSSILAPSVALADGLATATMVLGAERSLDLLESLPECEGYFFDKHLNKYSTKGFFS; encoded by the coding sequence ATGACAAACCCTTCATCGGAAACAGCCAGCGCCGGCGGCACCGGCCTGAACCGGCGACAGCTGTTGCAATGGGGAGCAGCCGCCGCTGTCGTGGGTACCGTTCTCTACCTTACTTTCGGCCGCTCACCCGGAGTCCGGGTGCTCCGTTACAGCCAGCCGATGATGGGAACCACCGTCAATATCACCGTCTGTGGGACCAGCGACGATCAGTGTCGGCACGCGGTCGATGCCTGTCTGAAGCGGATGAAACCGCTGGCCCAGCTGTTCAGTACCTACGTCGCCGACAGCCCGGTCTCGCAACTCAACCGTCACGGCATCCTCACCGATGCCCCCGCGGAGCTGATTGAAGTTCTAGAGTTATCGAGAAAAATCAGTGATCTCACTGACGGCGCCTTCGACCCGACGGTCCTTCCCCTGCTCGGTCATTATCGCCACCTTCAGCAATCCGGCACGCTTCCCGACCCATCGGTAATCGCGGAAACCTTGCACCTGGTTGATTATCGGAATATCCTGATCGAAGATCGGCGCACCGTGCGCTTTTCCCGTCCGGGCATGGGCGTTACCCTGGACGGCATCGCCAAGGGATATATCGTCGACCAGGGCATGAACGCTCTGCGCGGGACCGGAATCACCGACGCTTATGTGGAAGCGGGAGGCGACCTGATGGTGATCGGTACTCGCCAGGACGGCAACGACTGGCACATCGGCATCCGCAATCCACGCAGTGACAACCTGGAACATATGGACACCATCTCCCTGAGCAACCGGGCCATTGCCACCTCCGGTGATTACCTCCAATATTTTACCGAGGACAAGATGGTGCATCATATCATTGACCCGCACTCCGGCTTTTCTCCCCTGCAGATCGCCAGCAGTTCGATCCTGGCCCCCTCCGTGGCCCTGGCCGATGGACTGGCCACCGCCACCATGGTACTTGGGGCCGAGCGGTCCCTGGACCTGCTCGAGTCTCTGCCCGAGTGCGAAGGGTATTTCTTCGACAAACACCTCAACAAATACTCGACCAAAGGATTTTTCAGCTGA
- the nqrF gene encoding NADH:ubiquinone reductase (Na(+)-transporting) subunit F has product MQEIILGVTVFVVIQFILVSLIVFAKKSLLPGGDLHILINDKKELKTKPGGKLLTALADQGVFLSSACGGGGSCAQCRCIVKEGGGAILPTEEGAISRREAREGYRLACQVPVKRDLSIEVPPEMLETKKWQCIVKSNDNVATFIKELVLVLPEGEQVDFKAGGYIQIEVPPHELEYQSFEIDERFLSDWRKFKMFQYKSHVYIPVTRAYSMANYPGERGLIKLNVRIASPPPGEPAAPPGQASSYIFNLKAGDEVTISGPYGDFLIDEGTEEMIYIGGGAGMAPLRSHIFDLFKRRHTTRTVSFWYGGRSMKEVFYQDEFEQLAREHENFSFHLALSAPLPEDNWEGPVGFIHLVLYHTYLKDHPAPEDVHYYICGPPMMLQSVLEMLDNLGVERENIHFDDFGG; this is encoded by the coding sequence ATGCAGGAAATCATTCTCGGGGTAACCGTCTTCGTGGTTATCCAGTTTATCCTCGTGAGCTTGATCGTCTTCGCCAAGAAGTCGCTGCTTCCCGGAGGAGATCTACACATCCTGATCAATGACAAGAAGGAGCTGAAGACCAAACCCGGCGGCAAATTGCTGACGGCCCTAGCCGATCAGGGTGTCTTTCTCTCGTCGGCATGCGGTGGCGGCGGCAGTTGTGCCCAGTGCCGTTGCATCGTCAAGGAGGGCGGCGGCGCCATCCTGCCCACCGAAGAAGGGGCGATCAGCCGCCGGGAGGCCCGGGAAGGCTATCGCCTGGCCTGCCAGGTTCCGGTCAAGAGGGATCTGTCCATCGAAGTGCCCCCGGAAATGCTGGAGACCAAGAAATGGCAGTGCATCGTCAAATCCAACGATAACGTGGCCACCTTCATCAAAGAACTGGTACTCGTGCTGCCGGAGGGGGAACAGGTGGATTTCAAGGCCGGCGGCTACATCCAGATCGAGGTGCCGCCCCATGAGTTGGAATACCAAAGTTTCGAAATTGACGAACGATTTCTCAGTGACTGGCGCAAGTTCAAGATGTTCCAATACAAATCCCATGTCTACATCCCGGTCACCAGGGCCTATTCCATGGCCAACTATCCCGGCGAAAGAGGCCTCATCAAACTCAACGTGCGCATCGCCAGCCCGCCGCCGGGAGAACCGGCCGCCCCGCCCGGCCAGGCATCCTCCTACATCTTCAACCTGAAAGCGGGCGATGAGGTGACCATCTCCGGACCGTACGGCGACTTTCTCATCGACGAGGGAACGGAGGAAATGATCTATATCGGCGGCGGCGCCGGCATGGCACCGCTGCGTAGCCACATCTTCGACCTGTTCAAGCGGCGCCACACCACCCGCACGGTCTCTTTCTGGTACGGCGGCCGCTCCATGAAAGAGGTCTTCTATCAGGACGAATTCGAGCAGCTGGCCCGCGAACACGAGAATTTCTCCTTCCACCTGGCCCTGTCCGCACCGTTGCCCGAGGACAACTGGGAAGGTCCGGTCGGCTTCATCCACCTGGTCCTCTATCACACCTACCTCAAGGACCACCCGGCGCCCGAGGATGTGCATTATTACATCTGCGGCCCGCCGATGATGCTGCAATCGGTTCTGGAAATGCTCGACAACCTGGGCGTCGAACGGGAGAACATCCATTTCGACGACTTCGGAGGGTAA
- a CDS encoding Na(+)-translocating NADH-quinone reductase subunit A: MREIRLSKGVDIPVGGRPDREITDGNQPRHVALIGDDYPGMKPTMLVDVGDRVQCGQPVFSDKKNEGVVFTAPGSGEVVAVHRGEKRRFLSLVIRLDGDDSVQFCPPESRPDAQSPDQLRRLLIDSGLWCALRTRPYGKIPAVTTTPASLFVTAMDTTPLAPDMDLIIAQGRNDLISGLTALRHCLDRPIFLCLGEGSQEPVAVEGVEPVRFIGPHPAGLPSTHIHFLDPVKEGKTVWHIGVQDVIAIGALLRNGRLIPERIISLGGPSVKRPRHLRTRLGAAVADICNGELVEGEIRKLSGSVLDGRQADEHVGFLGRYHQLVSCLPEGTGRSFFGWLHPGTQRFSVTRAFFSAFRRPSHFPFDTAVWGGHRAIFPLGTYERVMPLDIIPVYLLKSLASGNTEKAKQLGCLELIEEDLALCSFVCPGKNDFAPMLRETLTSIEIEG, encoded by the coding sequence ATGAGAGAGATACGCCTGAGCAAAGGAGTCGATATCCCTGTCGGCGGCCGGCCGGACCGCGAGATAACCGACGGCAATCAGCCGCGCCATGTGGCTCTGATCGGTGACGATTACCCAGGGATGAAACCGACCATGCTGGTTGACGTCGGCGACCGGGTACAATGCGGACAACCGGTCTTTTCCGACAAAAAAAACGAAGGGGTGGTCTTCACCGCGCCCGGCAGCGGTGAGGTGGTGGCGGTACATCGCGGCGAAAAACGGCGTTTCCTGTCATTGGTCATCCGCCTCGACGGCGACGACAGCGTTCAGTTCTGCCCGCCGGAAAGCCGTCCTGACGCCCAATCACCCGACCAGTTACGCCGGCTGCTGATCGACTCCGGCCTCTGGTGTGCCCTGCGGACCAGGCCGTACGGGAAGATTCCGGCGGTCACGACGACCCCGGCCTCGCTGTTCGTCACCGCCATGGACACCACCCCCTTGGCGCCGGACATGGACCTGATCATTGCCCAGGGACGCAACGATTTAATCAGCGGCTTGACTGCCTTGCGTCACTGTCTCGATCGGCCCATTTTTCTCTGCCTGGGGGAAGGCAGCCAGGAGCCGGTCGCAGTGGAAGGCGTCGAACCGGTACGCTTCATCGGACCGCACCCGGCCGGATTACCGTCCACCCATATCCATTTTCTCGATCCGGTCAAGGAAGGAAAGACCGTCTGGCACATTGGCGTCCAGGACGTCATCGCCATCGGGGCCCTGCTACGGAACGGCCGCCTGATCCCGGAACGAATCATCAGCCTCGGCGGACCGTCGGTGAAGCGGCCGCGCCACCTGCGCACCCGTTTGGGAGCTGCCGTTGCCGATATCTGCAACGGGGAGCTTGTCGAAGGTGAGATCAGGAAGCTCTCCGGTTCGGTGCTGGATGGTCGCCAAGCCGACGAACACGTCGGCTTTCTCGGCCGCTACCATCAACTGGTGAGTTGTCTTCCTGAAGGGACCGGACGTTCTTTTTTCGGCTGGCTGCATCCCGGTACCCAACGATTCTCGGTGACCCGGGCCTTTTTTTCGGCCTTCCGCCGACCCTCCCATTTTCCTTTTGACACCGCGGTCTGGGGCGGGCACCGGGCCATCTTCCCGCTCGGCACGTACGAGCGGGTCATGCCGCTCGACATCATTCCCGTCTATCTATTGAAGAGCCTGGCCTCGGGCAATACCGAAAAAGCCAAGCAACTCGGCTGCCTGGAATTGATTGAGGAGGATCTGGCCCTCTGCTCGTTCGTCTGCCCCGGCAAAAACGACTTTGCACCGATGCTCCGCGAAACCCTGACCTCCATCGAAATCGAAGGCTAA
- a CDS encoding NADH:ubiquinone reductase (Na(+)-transporting) subunit B, translating into MNFLNKKFLELKPLFDKGGKFERWYPLYEATDSFLFSTTKSTSGAPHIRDAIDLKRIMITVIIALIPCTYMALWNTGYQANLVLASLGSLPDGWRGAIMGLVGIDPESLLSNLVHGVLYFFPIYLVTVVVGSIWEALFNLIRGHEFSEAFLVTSLLLPLTLPPDIPLWQVAVGVSFGVIFAKEVFGGVGKNFMNPALASRAFIYFAYPAEMSGDRVWVAVDGVSSATPLGIIAQGSLADPLGGLDVSWMQAFLGTIPGSMGETSALACLLGAAVLLITGIGSWRIMLSMVIGAVATVWLLQLLPNPPSALYGVPAHWHLVLGGFAFGLVFMATDPVSAAQTFAGQWFYGLLIGFLSILIRVANPAYPEGVMLAILMGNVFAPLIDHIVLRLNVKRRVLRHG; encoded by the coding sequence ATGAATTTTCTCAACAAAAAATTCCTCGAACTGAAACCGCTGTTCGACAAAGGCGGAAAATTCGAACGCTGGTATCCGCTCTACGAGGCCACCGACTCCTTTCTCTTCTCCACCACCAAGTCGACCTCAGGCGCTCCTCATATCCGCGACGCCATCGATCTGAAGCGGATCATGATCACCGTGATCATCGCCCTCATCCCCTGCACGTACATGGCCTTGTGGAACACCGGCTATCAGGCCAACCTGGTGCTGGCCAGCCTGGGCAGCCTACCGGACGGTTGGCGCGGCGCAATCATGGGACTGGTCGGCATCGACCCGGAATCGCTGCTGTCCAACCTGGTGCACGGGGTCCTCTATTTTTTTCCCATCTACCTGGTCACGGTGGTCGTCGGCTCCATCTGGGAAGCGTTGTTCAACCTGATTCGCGGCCATGAGTTCTCCGAGGCCTTTCTCGTCACCAGCCTCTTGCTGCCGTTGACCTTGCCGCCCGACATCCCTCTCTGGCAGGTGGCGGTCGGAGTCAGTTTCGGCGTGATCTTCGCCAAAGAGGTCTTCGGCGGGGTCGGCAAAAATTTCATGAACCCGGCTCTAGCCTCCCGGGCCTTCATCTATTTTGCCTACCCGGCCGAGATGTCTGGGGATCGGGTTTGGGTCGCCGTCGACGGTGTCAGCAGTGCCACTCCCTTGGGTATCATCGCCCAGGGCTCGCTCGCCGACCCGCTCGGCGGGCTCGACGTCAGCTGGATGCAGGCCTTTCTCGGCACCATTCCCGGCTCCATGGGCGAGACCTCGGCCCTGGCCTGCCTGCTCGGCGCCGCCGTACTGCTGATCACCGGCATCGGTTCTTGGCGGATCATGCTGTCGATGGTCATCGGCGCCGTGGCCACCGTCTGGCTGCTGCAGCTACTGCCCAACCCGCCCAGCGCGCTGTATGGCGTACCGGCCCACTGGCATCTGGTCCTCGGCGGTTTCGCCTTCGGCCTGGTATTCATGGCTACCGACCCGGTATCGGCGGCGCAGACCTTTGCCGGCCAATGGTTTTACGGGCTGCTCATCGGTTTCCTGTCGATCTTGATCAGGGTGGCCAACCCGGCCTACCCGGAAGGGGTCATGCTGGCCATCCTGATGGGCAACGTCTTCGCCCCGCTCATCGATCATATCGTGTTGCGGCTCAACGTCAAAAGAAGGGTGCTCCGCCATGGCTGA
- a CDS encoding (Fe-S)-binding protein translates to MKDREESAVPAGRNRCAKCGACTAVCPVYRATGHEIYSARGKQHLAEVYKERRPGPVFEDIYSTCLLCGACASVCPRKIDITGDVMAARQGFSPFYGGHGYQKYLARKVLNHPSLLGAARQIGRRAAALLAARLPADSGLRLRLAMFAEDGDDERPAALSAPSSGAEKELAKVVYYPGCAARYLYPEIIDDIEQLLAGYGLGLHRPDGLACCGLAMQAAGHPDEARRAARTTIDLLSQTNGPILVSCGSCYAQLARYGEVFATDESWREKARSVSERAVEISRFVEELLHQSVAPDQHQPLLRVFYHDPCHLRHGHSMPITSEPRAILRSLPQVELLELPDGPQCCGQGGLFHLGAPELSAAIRDDLARKIIELAPDVITTTCSGCLMQLKTAMAAAGREIPVVHLARLVRSRTGSSADGSLEQRPPFRK, encoded by the coding sequence ATGAAGGACCGTGAGGAATCGGCAGTTCCTGCAGGGCGTAACCGGTGCGCCAAGTGCGGCGCCTGCACGGCGGTCTGCCCAGTGTACCGGGCTACCGGCCACGAGATCTACAGCGCCCGCGGCAAACAGCACCTGGCTGAGGTATATAAAGAGCGCCGACCGGGGCCGGTTTTCGAGGATATCTACAGCACGTGTCTGCTGTGCGGTGCCTGTGCCTCGGTGTGCCCGCGTAAGATCGATATTACCGGTGACGTGATGGCCGCCCGGCAGGGCTTTTCCCCATTTTACGGGGGACACGGGTATCAGAAATATCTGGCCCGGAAAGTACTCAATCACCCCTCCCTGCTTGGTGCTGCCCGGCAAATCGGCCGTCGAGCCGCCGCTCTGCTCGCTGCTCGACTTCCCGCCGACAGCGGCCTGCGCCTGCGTCTGGCGATGTTTGCCGAAGATGGCGACGATGAGCGTCCGGCAGCCCTTTCCGCCCCGTCCTCCGGTGCGGAAAAGGAACTGGCGAAGGTGGTCTACTACCCTGGCTGTGCGGCGCGTTATTTGTATCCGGAGATTATCGACGACATCGAACAGCTGCTCGCCGGCTACGGACTGGGGTTGCACCGGCCTGACGGTCTCGCTTGCTGCGGTCTGGCCATGCAGGCTGCCGGGCATCCGGACGAGGCACGGCGAGCCGCCCGAACCACGATCGACCTCCTGTCACAGACCAACGGCCCAATCCTGGTCTCCTGCGGTTCTTGTTATGCCCAGCTGGCTCGTTACGGGGAGGTGTTCGCCACCGACGAGTCGTGGCGGGAAAAGGCGCGATCCGTCAGTGAACGGGCGGTGGAGATCAGCCGCTTCGTCGAGGAACTGCTCCACCAGTCGGTGGCACCGGATCAACACCAGCCGCTGCTGCGGGTGTTTTACCATGACCCGTGCCATCTCCGACACGGGCATAGTATGCCGATCACTTCCGAACCGCGGGCGATCCTGCGCAGTCTGCCTCAGGTGGAACTGCTGGAGCTACCGGATGGACCACAGTGTTGTGGGCAGGGCGGGCTGTTTCATCTGGGGGCGCCGGAGCTTTCTGCGGCGATTCGGGACGATTTGGCCAGAAAGATCATCGAACTGGCTCCAGACGTCATAACCACCACCTGCTCCGGTTGCCTGATGCAGCTGAAAACGGCGATGGCAGCGGCAGGCCGGGAGATACCGGTGGTGCATCTGGCTCGGCTGGTTCGCAGTCGTACCGGCAGTTCAGCAGATGGTTCGCTCGAACAGCGACCACCTTTCCGGAAATAG